In a single window of the Elaeis guineensis isolate ETL-2024a chromosome 6, EG11, whole genome shotgun sequence genome:
- the LOC105046633 gene encoding eukaryotic translation initiation factor 6-2 — MATRLQFENSCEVGVFSKLTNAYCLVAIGGSENFYSAYEAELADVIPVVKTSIGGTRIIGRLCAGNKNGLLLPHTTTDQELQHLRNSLPDRVVVQRIEEKLSALGNCIACNDHVALTHPDLDRETEQLIADVLGVEVFRQTIAGNILVGSYCAFSNRGGLVHPHTSIEDQDELSTLLQVPLVAGTVNRGSEVIAAGMTVNDWTAFCGSDTTATELSVVESVFKLREAQPSTIVDEMRKSLIDSYV; from the exons ATGGCAACTC GACTTCAATTTGAGAACTCTTGTGAAGTTGGGGTTTTCTCGAAGTTGACAAATGCATACTGTTTGGTTGCAATTGGAGGATCAGAAAatttttatag TGCATATGAAGCTGAGCTTGCTGATGTTATTCCTGTGGTCAAAACCTCTATAGGAGGCACTAGAATAATTGGGCGGCTGTGTGCTG gaAACAAGAACGGGCTTCTATTGCCACATACAACCACTGACCAAG AACTTCAACATCTGAGGAACAGTCTACCTGACCGGGTGGTGGTTCAGCGTATTGAGGAAAAACTGTCTGCTTTAGGCAATTGCATAGCCTGCAACGACCATGTTGCTCTTACACATCCTGATCTTGACAGG GAAACAGAACAGCTTATTGCAGATGTTCTTGGAGTAGAAGTATTTAGGCAGACAATTGCTGGAAACATTCTTGTTGGCAGTTATTGTGCTTTTTCAAACAGAGGAGGCTTG GTTCATCCACACACATCCATCGAGGACCAAGATGAACTTTCTACGCTACTTCAAGTCCCTCTTGTTGCAGGGACTGTGAACAGAGGCAGTGAGGTCATTGCTGCTGGTATGACTGTGAATGACTGGACTGCCTTCTGTGGGTCAGACACCACGGCGACTGAGCTCTCTGTTGTTGAAAGTGTGTTCAAATTGAGAGAAGCCCAACCAAGCACGATCGTCGATGAGATGCGGAAATCACTTATTGACAGCTATGTTTAG